In one Pseudomonadota bacterium genomic region, the following are encoded:
- a CDS encoding ornithine cyclodeaminase family protein, with product MSIVPSRKALYITGSDVPRLLTMSDAIRVVEDAFRARASGGAADHARYRMRTPEAAAASPSAESGSPAVNPAGKAAGRAMMHVLGGTLSAHGVLGTKTYVTTPSGAQFVVLLFSVEGHLLAVIEANVLGQIRTGAASGVATKHLALPDASVMAVIGAGFQARAQVEAVCAVRSIREVRVFSRTPARVDRFVGAMRFAIEAEVRGVDSIETAVEGADVICTATTSVSPVLTCTHLRPGVHVNAMGSNAPTRRELDESAVLAADLIVVDDLLQAQAEAGDLIAVANAGRLAWSDVTALADVVSGRVRRADARAVTLFESQGLATEDLAVARHVYEGATRAGLGIALPLSE from the coding sequence ATGAGCATCGTCCCCTCTCGCAAAGCCCTCTACATCACCGGCAGCGACGTGCCCCGCCTGCTCACGATGAGCGACGCGATCCGCGTCGTTGAAGATGCGTTCCGCGCGCGCGCCAGCGGAGGCGCGGCCGACCATGCCCGCTACCGCATGCGAACGCCGGAAGCCGCCGCCGCATCGCCATCGGCCGAAAGCGGTTCCCCCGCCGTCAATCCCGCCGGCAAGGCCGCGGGCAGAGCCATGATGCACGTGCTCGGCGGCACCCTCTCGGCCCACGGCGTTCTCGGCACGAAGACGTACGTCACCACCCCCAGCGGTGCGCAGTTCGTCGTGCTGCTCTTCTCTGTAGAAGGGCACCTGCTGGCGGTGATCGAGGCCAACGTGCTGGGGCAGATACGCACCGGCGCCGCCAGCGGCGTGGCCACGAAGCACCTCGCCCTGCCCGACGCCTCGGTCATGGCCGTGATCGGCGCCGGGTTCCAGGCCCGCGCGCAGGTCGAGGCCGTCTGCGCCGTGCGCTCGATACGCGAGGTGCGGGTGTTCAGCCGAACGCCCGCGCGCGTCGATCGGTTCGTGGGCGCCATGCGATTCGCCATCGAGGCCGAGGTTCGCGGGGTCGACAGCATCGAGACCGCGGTCGAGGGGGCCGACGTCATCTGCACGGCCACGACCTCCGTGTCGCCCGTTCTGACCTGCACGCACCTGCGGCCTGGTGTGCACGTGAACGCCATGGGGTCGAACGCCCCGACCCGACGCGAGCTCGACGAATCGGCCGTTCTGGCCGCCGATCTCATCGTGGTCGACGATCTCCTGCAGGCCCAGGCGGAGGCGGGCGATCTCATCGCGGTCGCCAACGCCGGGCGCCTTGCGTGGAGCGACGTGACCGCGCTGGCCGATGTGGTGTCGGGTCGGGTGAGGCGCGCCGACGCCCGCGCGGTGACGCTCTTCGAATCACAGGGGCTGGCCACCGAAGATCTCGCGGTGGCGCGCCACGTGTATGAGGGCGCGACCCGCGCGGGCCTCGGGATCGCGCTGCCGCTCTCGGAGTGA
- a CDS encoding histone deacetylase, with protein sequence MAALSGSPLGRAVRIVAPRAATAAALERVHPATHIAAIDDLCRAGGGWVDGDTFASPLSGQVARLAAGAATQAVEAVVREGHRWAFSVCRPPGHHATVSTAMGFCLFNNAAVAARHAQVALGVKRVLIIDWDVHHGNGTQDIFYDDGSVFYFSVHQSPLYPGSGRADERGTTDGRGATFNVPLPAGRGDDDYVYVFEKGLRQAARAFKPELVIVSAGFDAHVRDPLAQMCVSTEGFGRLAAITRQIAEETPAQGRLVGLLEGGYDINALAASTLTVLQTWDSDALTPSECPDEAHIDPRTRDTVARATTSA encoded by the coding sequence ATGGCGGCACTCTCAGGGTCGCCCCTCGGCCGTGCCGTGCGCATCGTTGCGCCTCGCGCCGCCACGGCTGCGGCGCTCGAGCGCGTTCACCCCGCCACGCACATCGCCGCCATCGATGATCTCTGTCGTGCCGGCGGCGGGTGGGTCGACGGCGACACCTTCGCCAGTCCGCTTTCCGGACAGGTTGCCCGTCTCGCCGCGGGCGCGGCGACACAAGCCGTCGAAGCGGTGGTGCGCGAGGGACACCGCTGGGCATTCTCTGTGTGCCGCCCGCCCGGCCACCATGCAACGGTCTCCACGGCCATGGGTTTCTGCCTGTTCAACAACGCGGCGGTGGCGGCACGGCATGCGCAGGTCGCACTGGGCGTGAAGCGGGTGCTCATCATCGACTGGGACGTGCACCACGGCAACGGCACGCAGGACATCTTCTACGATGACGGTTCGGTGTTCTACTTCTCTGTGCATCAGAGCCCGCTCTACCCGGGCAGCGGTCGCGCCGATGAGCGGGGGACCACCGATGGGCGAGGGGCCACATTCAACGTCCCGCTTCCGGCTGGGCGCGGCGATGATGACTACGTCTACGTGTTCGAGAAGGGGCTGCGTCAGGCGGCCCGCGCCTTCAAGCCTGAGCTCGTCATCGTCTCCGCAGGCTTCGACGCCCACGTCCGCGACCCGCTTGCCCAGATGTGCGTGAGCACCGAAGGCTTCGGCCGGCTGGCCGCCATCACGCGCCAGATCGCAGAAGAGACCCCGGCCCAGGGCCGGCTGGTGGGGCTTCTCGAGGGCGGCTACGACATCAACGCCCTGGCCGCGTCAACCCTCACCGTCTTGCAGACGTGGGACAGCGACGCCCTCACTCCCTCCGAGTGCCCGGATGAAGCCCACATCGACCCGCGCACACGCGACACGGTTGCGCGCGCGACCACGTCGGCCTGA
- the mtnB gene encoding methylthioribulose 1-phosphate dehydratase: MHISRDEREAAARQLAATAAEFHRMGWMWGTSGNLSHRLSRDPLEFLVTSSGRPKGQLTPADMLLTGADGVALETWTGRPSAEMPVHERIYRRYDAGAVYHVHTVMGATISDVFGDAGGLELEGLEMLKGFGHPAPEVRLRIPIVDNDADSNIIADRLEGGATPGVPGVLIRNHGLYAWGRTPDEARAHVEVFEYLFSYVYHRATLKAALKGAG; this comes from the coding sequence ATGCACATCTCCCGAGACGAACGCGAGGCCGCCGCGCGACAGCTGGCCGCAACGGCAGCCGAGTTCCATCGAATGGGCTGGATGTGGGGCACGTCTGGAAACCTCAGCCATCGCCTCAGTCGCGACCCTCTCGAGTTTCTCGTCACATCGAGCGGCCGTCCGAAGGGGCAGCTGACCCCTGCCGACATGCTGCTGACAGGAGCCGACGGCGTCGCGCTCGAGACCTGGACAGGGCGCCCCTCTGCCGAGATGCCCGTGCATGAGCGCATCTACCGCCGCTATGACGCCGGCGCCGTGTACCACGTGCACACCGTCATGGGAGCCACCATCTCCGACGTGTTCGGAGACGCCGGCGGGCTCGAGCTCGAAGGGCTCGAGATGCTGAAGGGGTTTGGGCACCCCGCGCCCGAGGTGAGGCTGCGCATTCCCATCGTTGACAACGACGCCGACTCAAACATCATCGCCGATCGTCTCGAGGGCGGCGCAACCCCCGGCGTGCCGGGGGTTCTCATCCGAAACCATGGGCTCTACGCGTGGGGCAGAACGCCCGATGAGGCGCGGGCGCACGTCGAGGTGTTCGAGTACCTGTTCAGCTACGTCTACCACCGTGCGACGCTGAAGGCCGCTCTGAAGGGGGCGGGCTGA
- a CDS encoding 4Fe-4S dicluster domain-containing protein: protein MSKIKTQSFTKNFASLLTGMKVTLENFVKKPVTLEYPYVKKEASQRSTFQEEGHTYLPERARGVLRMVDFFDAQTTQSKTDHYPGTKFAPCIEGCPAHTDARGYVSLAGEGKFKEGLWTLKRTYPFLGTLGRVCPAPCEDLCTRGIAGPEPIAIRRIKRFYDDFEQELAPPERYYYSKEMKPLIGKKAAVIGAGPAGLQVALELVLEGFTATVYERKYIPMGYVGLTIPRNRLADEVWQREVAAILETGRVEIVYNTTIGTDITIEQLRKDNDVVVVAAGATKPIKLGIPGEDAENVAEGEPWLEAVKLGKEHIYGKRVIVVGGGSTSTDCARTALRLGSEQAIITYRRTRAEMPASPLEVEDALEEGVVIEFLVTPLEIVKEGNRGVGLKCIRNKLGERDKSGRRAPVPIEGSEFVIPGDLFMTSLGRNGSLGWLGDDFKKQRNGLLEVDGKTNETSVPGVYACGDSVRVSTIIAAIADAKKTAHAIFKKLGIDNTLKDLYATGGWVPNIDGTIPNESQRKKVSTPAPGNFVEENPWKGLPFDKPFTTHLWKTQMQMQDPATRLKNWDECEFGFTTEQVLQEGQRCLSCESEMCIACGICVDICPDSVIFLKSESVSEAQPDVKFASLYSIDMNLCCYCGLCTEACPTKSIVMTGDYEFSVYNKGNNLITMDRLKIGLDRGVAEKSYVNTGFRDTTDPAMPKASKVPAAK, encoded by the coding sequence GTGAGCAAGATCAAGACCCAGAGCTTCACCAAGAACTTTGCCAGCCTCCTCACGGGCATGAAGGTGACCCTCGAGAACTTCGTCAAGAAGCCCGTCACCCTCGAGTACCCGTACGTGAAGAAAGAGGCAAGCCAGCGCTCGACCTTCCAGGAGGAAGGGCACACCTACCTCCCCGAGCGCGCCCGCGGCGTGCTGCGCATGGTCGACTTCTTCGACGCCCAGACTACGCAGAGCAAGACCGACCACTACCCGGGCACGAAGTTCGCCCCCTGCATCGAGGGCTGCCCCGCGCACACCGACGCGCGCGGATACGTGAGCCTGGCGGGCGAGGGCAAGTTCAAGGAAGGCCTCTGGACGCTCAAGCGCACCTACCCCTTCCTCGGAACCCTGGGCCGCGTCTGCCCCGCCCCCTGCGAAGACCTCTGCACCCGCGGCATCGCGGGCCCCGAGCCCATCGCCATCCGCCGCATCAAGCGCTTCTACGACGACTTCGAGCAAGAGCTGGCGCCCCCCGAGCGCTACTACTACAGCAAGGAGATGAAGCCGCTCATCGGCAAGAAGGCCGCCGTGATCGGTGCTGGCCCCGCGGGTCTGCAGGTCGCTCTCGAGCTGGTTCTCGAGGGGTTCACCGCCACCGTCTACGAGCGCAAGTACATCCCCATGGGCTACGTCGGCCTCACCATTCCGCGCAACCGCCTGGCCGACGAGGTGTGGCAGCGTGAGGTGGCCGCGATTCTCGAGACCGGTCGCGTCGAGATCGTCTACAACACCACCATCGGCACCGACATCACCATCGAGCAGCTGCGCAAGGACAACGACGTGGTGGTCGTTGCCGCGGGCGCCACCAAGCCCATCAAGCTGGGCATCCCGGGCGAAGACGCCGAGAACGTGGCCGAGGGCGAGCCCTGGCTCGAGGCGGTGAAGCTGGGCAAGGAGCACATCTACGGCAAGCGCGTCATCGTGGTCGGTGGCGGCTCCACCTCGACCGACTGCGCGCGAACGGCGCTGCGCCTGGGCTCAGAACAGGCCATCATCACCTATCGCCGCACCCGCGCCGAGATGCCCGCCTCGCCGCTCGAGGTCGAAGACGCACTCGAAGAGGGCGTGGTGATCGAGTTCCTCGTCACCCCCCTTGAGATCGTGAAAGAGGGCAACCGCGGCGTCGGCCTCAAGTGCATCCGCAACAAGCTCGGCGAGCGCGACAAGTCCGGCCGACGCGCCCCCGTGCCCATCGAGGGCAGCGAGTTCGTGATCCCGGGCGACCTGTTCATGACGTCGCTGGGGCGCAACGGCTCCCTGGGATGGCTCGGTGACGACTTCAAGAAGCAGCGCAACGGCCTGCTCGAGGTCGACGGCAAGACCAACGAGACGAGCGTGCCCGGCGTGTACGCCTGCGGCGACTCGGTGCGCGTGTCGACCATCATCGCGGCCATCGCCGACGCCAAGAAGACGGCGCACGCCATCTTCAAGAAGCTCGGCATCGACAACACCCTCAAGGATCTGTACGCCACGGGCGGCTGGGTCCCCAACATCGACGGCACCATCCCCAACGAGAGCCAGCGCAAGAAGGTCTCCACTCCCGCGCCCGGCAACTTCGTCGAAGAGAACCCGTGGAAGGGGCTTCCCTTCGACAAGCCGTTCACCACGCACCTGTGGAAGACGCAGATGCAGATGCAAGACCCCGCCACGCGCCTCAAGAACTGGGACGAGTGTGAGTTCGGCTTCACCACCGAGCAGGTGCTGCAAGAGGGCCAGCGGTGCCTCTCATGCGAGTCCGAGATGTGCATCGCCTGCGGCATCTGCGTCGACATCTGTCCGGACTCGGTCATCTTCCTGAAGTCCGAGTCGGTGAGCGAGGCGCAGCCGGACGTCAAGTTCGCCTCGCTCTACTCCATCGACATGAACCTCTGCTGCTACTGCGGCCTCTGCACCGAGGCGTGTCCCACGAAGTCCATCGTCATGACGGGCGACTACGAGTTCTCGGTGTACAACAAGGGCAACAACCTCATCACCATGGATCGGCTCAAGATCGGGCTCGACCGTGGCGTGGCCGAGAAGAGCTACGTCAACACCGGGTTCCGCGACACCACCGATCCCGCAATGCCGAAGGCCTCAAAGGTCCCCGCGGCAAAATAG
- a CDS encoding cupin domain-containing protein, giving the protein MRSALLQSVGQHGLVTLLACAIIGDKSTSGGRPMAIVTLHDDRRTIEGDERVATFLSQYNIDCGRWDLSSIPADLLARNTLTPEEKAQVLEALGPRIELEKARFGYQSADVVSLSADIPNLEKILEPFRREHYHVENEIRLVIDGHGVFSINPRTAPAFDVAMDPGDFISVPAGTWHWFNLGPDQRIKAVRIFESAEGWAAIYPDEVASAATV; this is encoded by the coding sequence ATGCGTTCAGCCCTGCTCCAAAGCGTGGGTCAGCACGGTCTTGTGACTCTTCTGGCCTGTGCTATAATCGGGGACAAATCTACATCCGGAGGTCGCCCCATGGCTATCGTGACCCTTCATGACGACAGACGCACCATCGAGGGAGACGAGCGGGTAGCCACGTTCCTGTCGCAGTACAACATCGACTGCGGCCGGTGGGACCTCTCTTCGATACCCGCAGACCTGCTTGCGAGAAACACCCTCACGCCGGAAGAGAAGGCCCAGGTGCTCGAGGCGCTCGGGCCGCGCATCGAGCTCGAGAAGGCGCGATTCGGCTACCAGAGCGCCGATGTCGTTTCGCTCTCCGCTGACATCCCCAACCTCGAGAAGATTCTCGAGCCGTTTCGTCGTGAGCACTACCACGTCGAGAACGAGATCCGGCTCGTGATCGATGGGCACGGGGTGTTCAGCATCAATCCTCGCACGGCGCCCGCGTTCGATGTTGCGATGGACCCGGGCGACTTCATCTCGGTGCCGGCGGGAACGTGGCACTGGTTCAACCTCGGACCCGATCAGCGCATCAAGGCCGTGCGCATCTTTGAATCGGCGGAGGGCTGGGCGGCCATCTATCCTGACGAGGTGGCGTCCGCCGCCACCGTCTGA